One Phaseolus vulgaris cultivar G19833 chromosome 11, P. vulgaris v2.0, whole genome shotgun sequence genomic window carries:
- the LOC137818662 gene encoding uncharacterized protein At1g01500-like isoform X1, whose protein sequence is MENSSKANGNGSTENGYSIARHSYQPSLKGSLPWLDIKVFYVRVCKCELDDSTPGFLTLNHVPLNPDTLLEVNGVRTSIYSDGMSTLLKRDRVDRKSEEVTFVSTDSVRMSGSVKFDVFDGDVLLLSGVLELCNTNAIVRESSYNGQRWSMNCESYIIPGTSFFKGKQLLLSDSSLPSIEVYIAGSFLGTPIILTKSLQLSQKKHAKKGVLDVIPEHEGSENGKHPSSALTLEAPDYLCDKYEDEDYSSLYSRTTYADGEDGELSWFNAGVRVGVGIGLSVCLGIGIGVGLLVKTYQGTTSHFRRRLF, encoded by the exons ATGGAGAATTCTTCTAAGGCTAACGGAAATGGATCAACTGAGAATGGATACTCTATTGCGAGGCACTCTTATCAACCCTCCTTGAAGGGGTCATTACCTTGGCTGGACATAAAGGTATTTTATGTAAGAGTGTGCAAGTGTGAGCTTGATGATTCCACTCCTGGGTTCCTTACATTGAACCATGTTCCTTTGAATCCCGACACTCTTCTTGAAGTTAATGGTGTTCGAACTAGTATATATTCTGATGGGATGTCAACACTTCTGAAAAGAGACAGGGTAGATAGAAAATCAGAAGAAGTGACCTTTGTAAGCACCGATAGCGTAAGGATGAGTGGTAGTGTGAAGTTTGATGTGTTTGATGGAGATGTTCTTCTGCTTTCTGGTGTCTTGGAATTATGTAACACCAATGCTATTGTCAGGGAATCAAGTTATAATGGACAAAGGTGGAGCATGAACTGTGAGTCATACATAATTCCAGGCACTAGCTTCTTCAAGGGGAAGCAATTGCTATTATCAGACTCAAGTCTCCCATCAATTGAGGTCTACATTGCAGGATCCTTCTTGGGTACTCCAATTATCTTAACAAAATCCTTGCAGCTTTCTCAGAAAAAGCATGCAAAGAAGGGGGTGTTGGATGTAATTCCAGAGCATGAGGGCAGTGAAAATGGGAAACATCCTTCTTCAGCACTTACTTTGGAG GCCCCAGATTACCTTTGCGACAaatatgaagatgaagattataGCAGCCTCTACTCAAGAACAACATATGCTGATGGAGAAGATGGAGAACTTTCATGGTTCAACGCTGGTGTTAGGGTTGGTGTTGGTATTGGACTTAGTGTTTGTCTTGGCATTGGCATTGGAGTTGGCCTGCTTGTTAAAACCTACCAAGGCACCACTAGCCACTTTAGAAGAAGGTTGTTCTAG
- the LOC137832103 gene encoding protein NONRESPONDING TO OXYLIPINS 2, mitochondrial isoform X2 produces MMASAVRVASRSFANRSRSFVQGSTTPFVFSSSSLTRVPRSSRVLSFVRSVESLMPLHSAIANARLTSNIAFDSTCWSSLSRGFAVPR; encoded by the exons ATGATGGCTTCCGCGGTGAGGGTCGCGTCAAGATCCTTCGCTAATCGTTCTAGAAGCTTCGTCCAGGGCTCAACGACGCCGTTTGTGTTCTCTTCGTCTTCCTTAACACGCGTCCCTCGTTCTTCAAG GGTTTTGTCGTTTGTGAGGAGCGTTGAGTCCTTGATGCCTCTTCACAGTGCTATTGCGAATGCTAGGCTCACGTCCAATATAGCCTTCGATTCCACCTGCTGGAGCTCGCTTTCTCGAG GCTTTGCAGTTCCTCGGTGA
- the LOC137832077 gene encoding transcription termination factor MTERF2, chloroplastic isoform X1 has protein sequence MFSSSVPLHKPITTCTIFNCQNPNQHHSILRKHNSKSTAYLLQHLALKDGVPVPTSIPKPSELLDPMPHDEKVKVLELSLVRKRTPQFPGSIYAQSPSDSDVGSSLPPIRTLFQSGTNPDEKEEEEKEMIMRALEIRRKVTEEVFKEAMRKGKFGITYSTNLIGRLSGFLDHIMIEAANLKRLPEFSNSTFNLRAKTVIDDSKVVPLIRWLKHNALSYPRIAKIILMSRGKPEAIRSFVMWLKSVRVKGEFLGVVMLKAGENILQRRHEELDEIVQYLEANGVRRDWMGYVISRCPQLLSYSLEEVKTRAHFFIDMGLNEKDFGTMVFDFPRVLGYYSLEEMNEKVNYLKEFGLQIEDVGKLLAFRPQLMACSIEEHWKPLVKYLYYYGITRNGMKRMLVIKPMVFCADLEKTIVPKVQFFEDIGVRKDGIGSMLVKFPPLLTYSLEKKIKPVVIFLMTKAGVTEKDIGKVVALGPELLGCNIVHKLYVNVKYFLSLGIRLRQLGEMITDFPLLLRYNPDVLRPKYIYLRKSMVRPLKDVIEFPRFFSYSLEGRIIPRHKVLVENHINIKLRYMLANSDEEFHKMVKDLIGKRKRFESAVTNEGTTHLQSVVTEDISTPLA, from the exons ATGTTTAGTTCCTCTGTTCCACTGCACAAACCAATAACAACATGCACCATTTTCAATTGCCAAAACCCAAACCAGCATCACTCCATTCTCCGCAAGCACAATTCCAAATCCACCGCGTATCTCCTTCAGCATCTCGCCCTCAAGGATGGAGTACCCGTTCCCACTTCCATTCCCAAACCCAGCGAGCTTCTAGACCCAATGCCCCACGATGAGAAAGTGAAGGTTTTGGAGCTTTCCCTCGTCAGGAAAAGGACCCCTCAGTTTCCGGGTTCCATCTACGCTCAGTCTCCCAGCGACTCCGATGTGGGTTCTTCTCTGCCCCCTATCCGTACCCTCTTCCAATCAGGTACTAACCCTGATGAGAAGGAAGAGGAGGAGAAGGAGATGATAATGCGCGCTCTCGAGATTCGCAGAAAGGTCACTGAAGAGGTTTTCAAAGAAGCCATGCGAAAGGGAAAGTTTGGAATTACCTACTCTACCAATTTGATTGGCAGGTTATCCGGCTTTCTGGATCACATCATGATTGAAGCTGCTAACTTGAAAAGATTGCCCGAATTTTCAAACTCCACCTTCAATTTACGCGCCAAAACTGTCATTGATGACTCTAAAGTTGTGCCACTTATTAG ATGGTTGAAGCATAATGCACTGTCGTATCCTCGGATAGCGAAGATCATTTTGATGTCAAGAGGAAAACCTGAGGCCATAAGAAGTTTTGTCATGTGGTTGAAATCGGTACGTGTGAAAGGTGAGTTTCTCGGTGTTGTAATGTTGAAGGCTGGAGAGAATATTTTGCAGCGCAGACATGAGGAGCTGGATGAGATTGTTCAGTATTTGGAGGCAAATGGAGTAAGGAGGGATTGGATGGGTTATGTCATTAGTCGTTGTCCTCAGTTATTGTCTTACAGCTTAGAAGAAGTGAAGACTCGTGCACATTTCTTCATAGATATGGGTTTAAATGAGAAAGATTTTGGTACAATGGTTTTCGATTTTCCTAGAGTTCTTGGTTACTATTCTCTGGAAGAAATGAATGAAAAG GTTAATTACTTAAAAGAATTTGGGCTTCAAATTGAGGATGTTGGCAAATTGCTTGCATTTAGGCCACAATTGATGGCGTGCAGCATTGAAGAACACTGGAAGCCTCTTGTAAAGTATCTGTATTATTATGGGATCACTCGAAATGGCATGAAGAGAATGCTTGTCATTAAACCAATGGTCTTTTGTGCTGACTTGGAGAAGACTATTGTGCCAAAG GTACAATTTTTTGAAGATATAGGGGTTCGCAAGGATGGGATTGGCAGCATGCTTGTGAAGTTTCCACCTCTACTCACTTACAGCCTGGAGAAGAAAATTAAACCAGTG GTCATATTCTTGATGACCAAAGCTGGAGTCACTGAGAAAGATATTGGCAAGGTTGTGGCTCTTGGACCTGAGCTCTTGGGATGCAATATAGTACATAAGCTttatgtaaatgtaaaatattttttatctcttgGCATACGTCTTCGGCAATTGGGTGAGATGATTACTGATTTCCCATTGCTGCTCAGATACAATCCAGATGTCCTTCGTCCAAAGTATATTTATTTGCGAAAGTCCATGGTCCGGCCTTTGAAAGATGTCATTGAGTTTCCAAG GTTTTTCAGCTATTCTCTTGAGGGTCGAATTATCCCAAGGCACAAGGTTCTAGTGGAGAACCATATTAATATTAAGCTGAGATACATGTTGGCTAACAGTGACGAAGAATTCCACAAAATGGTCAAGGATTTAATTGGAAAGCGCAAAAGATTTGAATCTGCTGTCACAAATGAGGGCACTACCCATCTCCAATCTGTTGTTACTGAAGATATTTCAACACCCCTAGCATAA
- the LOC137818662 gene encoding uncharacterized protein At1g01500-like isoform X2 — translation MENSSKANGNGSTENGYSIARHSYQPSLKGSLPWLDIKVFYVRVCKCELDDSTPGFLTLNHVPLNPDTLLEVNGVRTSIYSDGMSTLLKRDRVDRKSEEVTFVSTDSVRMSGSVKFDVFDGDVLLLSGVLELCNTNAIVRESSYNGQRWSMNCESYIIPGTSFFKGKQLLLSDSSLPSIEVYIAGSFLGTPIILTKSLQLSQKKHAKKGVLDVIPEHEGSENGKHPSSALTLELSRKGLHSCVVLHLCLVPAGTHAIS, via the exons ATGGAGAATTCTTCTAAGGCTAACGGAAATGGATCAACTGAGAATGGATACTCTATTGCGAGGCACTCTTATCAACCCTCCTTGAAGGGGTCATTACCTTGGCTGGACATAAAGGTATTTTATGTAAGAGTGTGCAAGTGTGAGCTTGATGATTCCACTCCTGGGTTCCTTACATTGAACCATGTTCCTTTGAATCCCGACACTCTTCTTGAAGTTAATGGTGTTCGAACTAGTATATATTCTGATGGGATGTCAACACTTCTGAAAAGAGACAGGGTAGATAGAAAATCAGAAGAAGTGACCTTTGTAAGCACCGATAGCGTAAGGATGAGTGGTAGTGTGAAGTTTGATGTGTTTGATGGAGATGTTCTTCTGCTTTCTGGTGTCTTGGAATTATGTAACACCAATGCTATTGTCAGGGAATCAAGTTATAATGGACAAAGGTGGAGCATGAACTGTGAGTCATACATAATTCCAGGCACTAGCTTCTTCAAGGGGAAGCAATTGCTATTATCAGACTCAAGTCTCCCATCAATTGAGGTCTACATTGCAGGATCCTTCTTGGGTACTCCAATTATCTTAACAAAATCCTTGCAGCTTTCTCAGAAAAAGCATGCAAAGAAGGGGGTGTTGGATGTAATTCCAGAGCATGAGGGCAGTGAAAATGGGAAACATCCTTCTTCAGCACTTACTTTGGAG CTGTCAAGAAAAGGACTCCATTCATGTGTAGTTCTTCATTTATGTTTGGTCCCCGCCGGAACACATGCAATTAGCTAA
- the LOC137832091 gene encoding phenylalanine--tRNA ligase alpha subunit, cytoplasmic isoform X2 — translation MECGVRRSRSVRMAEEAILGYLEKNEEITDSGEFAAERGIDHNDVVNVIKSLHGFRYVDAQDIKRETWVLTNEGKTYSTVGSPEVQLFLAIPPEGISKEDLQKKLDPSLFKIACAQAAKNKWVDMGKQLISRKVQHVDDKVKDLLIQIQQGRNIGSDEIKALKARKLIVPQTWKGYSLKKGPNYAPKRKQVVTDLTRENFQSGEWKDLEFKEYNYTAKGQPLEGGNLHPLLKVRSQLKQIFLCMGFEEMPTNNFVESSFWNFDALFQPQQHPARDSHDTFFLETPSTTKELPEDYVARVKQVHESGGYESRGYAYDWKREEANKNLLRTHTTAVSSRMLYQLAKKPFAPKKYFSIDRVFRNEAVDRTHLAEFHQIEGLVCDRGLTLSDLIGVLHDFFSRLGMTKLKFKPAYNPYTEPSMEIFSYHEGFKKWVEVGNSGMFRPEMLQPMGLPEDVQVIAWGLSLERPTMILYGIDNIRDLFGHKVDLGLIKKNPICRLGID, via the exons ATGGAA TGTGGTGTGCGGCGAAGCAGGAGTGTGAGAATGGCGGAAGAAGCAATTCTGGGATACCTAGAGAAGAACGAGGAGATTACAGACTCGGGTGAGTTCGCAGCTGAACGCGGCATTGACCATAACGACGTCGTGAACGTGATTAAGAGCCTGCACGGTTTCAGATACGTGGATGCGCAAGACATTAAGAGAGAGACATGGGTGCTCACTAATGAGGGTAAAACCTATTCCACTGTGGGATCACCGGAAGTTCAACTCTTTCTGGCCATTCCGCCTGAGGGTATCTCCAAAGAAGACCTTCAG AAAAAGCTGGATCCTTCACTCTTCAAGATAGCTTGTGCCCAGGCTGCAAAGAACAAATGGGTGGATATGGGAAAACAATTGATTTCTAGAAAG GTTCAACATGTGGATGACAAGGTCAAAGATCTTCTTATTCAAATACAACAAGGGCGG AACATTGGTTCAGATGAGATCAAAGCACTCAAAGCAAGAAAACTCATTGTCCCACA GACGTGGAAGGGTTACTCCTTGAAAAAAGGTCCAAATTATGCGCCCAAAAGAAAGCAGGTTGTCACTGACCTCACTCGTGAAAATTTTCAGAG TGGTGAGTGGAAGGATCTAGAGTTCAAGGAGTACAATTATACTGCTAAAGGTCAGCCTCTTGAGGGTGGCAATCTTCATCCATTGCTGAAG GTACGATCTCAGCTGAAACAGATTTTCCTCTGCATGGG GTTTGAGGAGATGCCAACAAATAATTTTGTTGAGAGCAG CTTCTGGAACTTTGATGCCCTGTTCCAGCCCCAACAACACCCAGCTCGTGATTCACATGATACATTCTTTTTGGAAA CTCCTTCAACAACAAAGGAATTGCCAGAAGATTATGTTGCAAGAGTGAAGCAAGTTCATGAATCTGGTGGTTATGAGTCTAGAGG ATATGCATATGACTGGAAGAGAGAGGAAGCAAATAAAAACCTCCTGCGAACCCATACAACTGCTGTTTCCTCCAGGATGCTTTACCAACTTGCAAAG AAACCATTTGCCCCGAAAAAATATTTCTCTATAGATCGTGTATTCAGAAATGAAGCAGTTGATCGGACACATCTTGCGGAGTTCCACCAAATAGAAG gCCTTGTATGTGATCGGGGTCTCACTCTGTCTGACTTGATAGGAGTCCTGCATGATTTTTTCTCACGCTTAG GCATGACCAAGCTGAAGTTCAAACCAGCTTACAATCCATACACTGAACCTAGCATGGAGATCTTTAG TTATCATGAAGGTTTTAAAAAATGGGTAGAGGTAGGAAACTCGGGCATGTTCAGGCCTGAAATGTTGCAGCCGATGGGACTTCCTGAAGATGTTCAAGTTATTGCGTGGGGGCTTTCCCTTGAAAG GCCAACAATGATTCTTTACGGTATAGATAACATCAGAGATCTCTTCGGACACAAG GTGGATCTTGGGCTCATAAAGAAAAATCCTATATGTCGTCTTGGTATTGACTAA
- the LOC137810514 gene encoding BTB/POZ domain-containing protein At3g05675-like has translation MIPSAGVPKKRQRTTAARRSSSTVGTISSVSDVTLTEISQNPHRPSPMGDDSPSPMADDRSSSSTDEALHFNDAVTADVVLRLFMDSPSPLQSSPTATATATADCVSNSDFHVYLHSDILRRSKYFSALLSDRWIGHVQAPDHASSADGDLFRLNLGVPPANGSIQSHLTVLELLYTNDFAAVVDSASTALDLLPVALELLFEECVRWCVDFLEAVPWTEEEEKRVERLIPFLSEEESKELVARVSPSREDSCEAMLEGLVSSAMNSYGNTAFVKAFVGKILRDLSSRETAKRVLEKAFSRSLKTVKESLEDYSSPVFRGDHNETEAIQRLNLHKASTNGKHLLWLVERMIELRVADVAVREWSEQACFTADLQRAFRDDAWRNIVPGLPAVILRCTCRLANAVSAGTILASRQVRRKLVEDWLPVLVACKDNVSPISPGNKSLYLELEATFLRIISTLPLSDAQELLQSCLSFSTRNVEDCPHLVTAFNTWFRRAARPLKPDSLFDQ, from the exons ATGATTCCCAGCGCCGGAGTTCCTAAGAAGCGGCAACGAACCACCGCCGCCCGCCGTTCCTCCTCCACTGTAGGCACCATATCCTCCGTCTCCGACGTAACCCTAACCGAAATCTCCCAAAACCCCCACCGTCCCTCTCCCATGGGGGACGACAGTCCCTCGCCCATGGCTGACGACCGTTCCTCTTCCTCGACGGATGAAGCTCTCCATTTCAATGACGCTGTCACTGCTGACGTCGTCCTCCGCCTCTTCATGGACTCTCCCTCTCCACTTCAGTCCTCCCCCACCGCCACCGCCACTGCTACCGCCGATTGTGTTTCCAACTCCGACTTCCACGTCTACCTCCACTCCGACATCCTTCGCCGCTCCAAATACTTCTCTGCTCTCCTATCCGACAGGTGGATCGGCCACGTCCAAGCGCCGGATCACGCGTCCTCAGCCGACGGCGATCTCTTCCGCCTCAACCTCGGCGTTCCGCCCGCCAACGGCTCGATCCAGTCGCATCTCACCGTCCTGGAGCTTCTATACACGAACGACTTCGCCGCTGTAGTAGATAGCGCTTCAACGGCGCTGGATCTGTTGCCGGTGGCGCTGGAACTTCTCTTCGAGGAGTGCGTGCGCTGGTGCGTGGATTTCCTGGAGGCGGTGCCGTGGACGGAGGAGGAAGAGAAGCGAGTGGAGAGATTAATCCCGTTCCTGAGCGAGGAAGAGTCGAAGGAGCTCGTGGCTAGGGTTTCGCCATCGAGAGAGGACTCGTGCGAAGCGATGCTGGAGGGTCTGGTTTCGTCGGCGATGAACAGTTATGGGAACACGGCGTTCGTTAAGGCGTTCGTAGGGAAGATACTGAGGGATTTGTCGTCGAGGGAGACGGCGAAGAGAGTGTTGGAGAAGGCGTTCTCGAGAAGCTTGAAGACGGTGAAGGAGTCGTTGGAGGATTATTCGAGTCCAGTGTTCAGAGGGGATCACAACGAGACGGAGGCCATTCAGAGGCTGAATCTGCATAAGGCATCGACGAATGGGAAGCATCTTTTGTGGCTTGTGGAGAGGATGATCGAGCTTAGGGTTGCGGATGTGGCTGTGAGGGAATGGAGCGAGCAAGCGTGTTTCACTGCTGATTTGCAGAGGGCGTTTCGTGATGATGCATGGAGGAACATTGTACCTGGCCTTCCTGCTGTTATTCTTAGATGTACCTGTAGGCTCGCCAATGCTGTCTCTGCTGGCACCATTCTCGCTTCTAGACAG GTGAGAAGGAAGCTGGTAGAAGATTGGCTACCCGTTTTAGTTGCATGCAAAGATAATGTTTCGCCAATATCACCTGGCAACAAATCGTTGTATCTGGAACTGGAAGCAACATTCTTGCGCATCATCTCCACATTGCCCCTGTCAGATGCTCAAGAATTGCTGCAGAGTTGCCTCAGCTTTTCAACCCGAAATGTTGAAGATTGTCCTCATTTGGTCACTGCATTCAACACCTGGTTCCGCCGTGCAGCTCGACCTCTCAAACCAGATTCTCTCTTTGATCAATGA
- the LOC137832103 gene encoding protein NONRESPONDING TO OXYLIPINS 2, mitochondrial isoform X1 — protein MMASAVRVASRSFANRSRSFVQGSTTPFVFSSSSLTRVPRSSRVLSFVRSVESLMPLHSAIANARLTSNIAFDSTCWSSLSRGLEKTL, from the exons ATGATGGCTTCCGCGGTGAGGGTCGCGTCAAGATCCTTCGCTAATCGTTCTAGAAGCTTCGTCCAGGGCTCAACGACGCCGTTTGTGTTCTCTTCGTCTTCCTTAACACGCGTCCCTCGTTCTTCAAG GGTTTTGTCGTTTGTGAGGAGCGTTGAGTCCTTGATGCCTCTTCACAGTGCTATTGCGAATGCTAGGCTCACGTCCAATATAGCCTTCGATTCCACCTGCTGGAGCTCGCTTTCTCGAG GACTTGAAAAAACATTGTGA
- the LOC137832077 gene encoding transcription termination factor MTERF2, chloroplastic isoform X2, which yields MFSSSVPLHKPITTCTIFNCQNPNQHHSILRKHNSKSTAYLLQHLALKDGVPVPTSIPKPSELLDPMPHDEKVKVLELSLVRKRTPQFPGSIYAQSPSDSDVGSSLPPIRTLFQSGTNPDEKEEEEKEMIMRALEIRRKVTEEVFKEAMRKGKFGITYSTNLIGRLSGFLDHIMIEAANLKRLPEFSNSTFNLRAKTVIDDSKVVPLIRWLKHNALSYPRIAKIILMSRGKPEAIRSFVMWLKSVRVKGEFLGVVMLKAGENILQRRHEELDEIVQYLEANGVRRDWMGYVISRCPQLLSYSLEEVKTRAHFFIDMGLNEKDFGTMVFDFPRVLGYYSLEEMNEKVNYLKEFGLQIEDVGKLLAFRPQLMACSIEEHWKPLVKYLYYYGITRNGMKRMLVIKPMVFCADLEKTIVPKVQFFEDIGVRKDGIGSMLVKFPPLLTYSLEKKIKPVVIFLMTKAGVTEKDIGKVVALGPELLGCNIVHKLYVNIQSRCPSSKVYLFAKVHGPAFERCH from the exons ATGTTTAGTTCCTCTGTTCCACTGCACAAACCAATAACAACATGCACCATTTTCAATTGCCAAAACCCAAACCAGCATCACTCCATTCTCCGCAAGCACAATTCCAAATCCACCGCGTATCTCCTTCAGCATCTCGCCCTCAAGGATGGAGTACCCGTTCCCACTTCCATTCCCAAACCCAGCGAGCTTCTAGACCCAATGCCCCACGATGAGAAAGTGAAGGTTTTGGAGCTTTCCCTCGTCAGGAAAAGGACCCCTCAGTTTCCGGGTTCCATCTACGCTCAGTCTCCCAGCGACTCCGATGTGGGTTCTTCTCTGCCCCCTATCCGTACCCTCTTCCAATCAGGTACTAACCCTGATGAGAAGGAAGAGGAGGAGAAGGAGATGATAATGCGCGCTCTCGAGATTCGCAGAAAGGTCACTGAAGAGGTTTTCAAAGAAGCCATGCGAAAGGGAAAGTTTGGAATTACCTACTCTACCAATTTGATTGGCAGGTTATCCGGCTTTCTGGATCACATCATGATTGAAGCTGCTAACTTGAAAAGATTGCCCGAATTTTCAAACTCCACCTTCAATTTACGCGCCAAAACTGTCATTGATGACTCTAAAGTTGTGCCACTTATTAG ATGGTTGAAGCATAATGCACTGTCGTATCCTCGGATAGCGAAGATCATTTTGATGTCAAGAGGAAAACCTGAGGCCATAAGAAGTTTTGTCATGTGGTTGAAATCGGTACGTGTGAAAGGTGAGTTTCTCGGTGTTGTAATGTTGAAGGCTGGAGAGAATATTTTGCAGCGCAGACATGAGGAGCTGGATGAGATTGTTCAGTATTTGGAGGCAAATGGAGTAAGGAGGGATTGGATGGGTTATGTCATTAGTCGTTGTCCTCAGTTATTGTCTTACAGCTTAGAAGAAGTGAAGACTCGTGCACATTTCTTCATAGATATGGGTTTAAATGAGAAAGATTTTGGTACAATGGTTTTCGATTTTCCTAGAGTTCTTGGTTACTATTCTCTGGAAGAAATGAATGAAAAG GTTAATTACTTAAAAGAATTTGGGCTTCAAATTGAGGATGTTGGCAAATTGCTTGCATTTAGGCCACAATTGATGGCGTGCAGCATTGAAGAACACTGGAAGCCTCTTGTAAAGTATCTGTATTATTATGGGATCACTCGAAATGGCATGAAGAGAATGCTTGTCATTAAACCAATGGTCTTTTGTGCTGACTTGGAGAAGACTATTGTGCCAAAG GTACAATTTTTTGAAGATATAGGGGTTCGCAAGGATGGGATTGGCAGCATGCTTGTGAAGTTTCCACCTCTACTCACTTACAGCCTGGAGAAGAAAATTAAACCAGTG GTCATATTCTTGATGACCAAAGCTGGAGTCACTGAGAAAGATATTGGCAAGGTTGTGGCTCTTGGACCTGAGCTCTTGGGATGCAATATAGTACATAAGCTttatgtaaat ATACAATCCAGATGTCCTTCGTCCAAAGTATATTTATTTGCGAAAGTCCATGGTCCGGCCTTTGAAAGATGTCATTGA
- the LOC137832091 gene encoding phenylalanine--tRNA ligase alpha subunit, cytoplasmic isoform X1 produces the protein MEVCGVRRSRSVRMAEEAILGYLEKNEEITDSGEFAAERGIDHNDVVNVIKSLHGFRYVDAQDIKRETWVLTNEGKTYSTVGSPEVQLFLAIPPEGISKEDLQKKLDPSLFKIACAQAAKNKWVDMGKQLISRKVQHVDDKVKDLLIQIQQGRNIGSDEIKALKARKLIVPQTWKGYSLKKGPNYAPKRKQVVTDLTRENFQSGEWKDLEFKEYNYTAKGQPLEGGNLHPLLKVRSQLKQIFLCMGFEEMPTNNFVESSFWNFDALFQPQQHPARDSHDTFFLETPSTTKELPEDYVARVKQVHESGGYESRGYAYDWKREEANKNLLRTHTTAVSSRMLYQLAKKPFAPKKYFSIDRVFRNEAVDRTHLAEFHQIEGLVCDRGLTLSDLIGVLHDFFSRLGMTKLKFKPAYNPYTEPSMEIFSYHEGFKKWVEVGNSGMFRPEMLQPMGLPEDVQVIAWGLSLERPTMILYGIDNIRDLFGHKVDLGLIKKNPICRLGID, from the exons ATGGAAGTT TGTGGTGTGCGGCGAAGCAGGAGTGTGAGAATGGCGGAAGAAGCAATTCTGGGATACCTAGAGAAGAACGAGGAGATTACAGACTCGGGTGAGTTCGCAGCTGAACGCGGCATTGACCATAACGACGTCGTGAACGTGATTAAGAGCCTGCACGGTTTCAGATACGTGGATGCGCAAGACATTAAGAGAGAGACATGGGTGCTCACTAATGAGGGTAAAACCTATTCCACTGTGGGATCACCGGAAGTTCAACTCTTTCTGGCCATTCCGCCTGAGGGTATCTCCAAAGAAGACCTTCAG AAAAAGCTGGATCCTTCACTCTTCAAGATAGCTTGTGCCCAGGCTGCAAAGAACAAATGGGTGGATATGGGAAAACAATTGATTTCTAGAAAG GTTCAACATGTGGATGACAAGGTCAAAGATCTTCTTATTCAAATACAACAAGGGCGG AACATTGGTTCAGATGAGATCAAAGCACTCAAAGCAAGAAAACTCATTGTCCCACA GACGTGGAAGGGTTACTCCTTGAAAAAAGGTCCAAATTATGCGCCCAAAAGAAAGCAGGTTGTCACTGACCTCACTCGTGAAAATTTTCAGAG TGGTGAGTGGAAGGATCTAGAGTTCAAGGAGTACAATTATACTGCTAAAGGTCAGCCTCTTGAGGGTGGCAATCTTCATCCATTGCTGAAG GTACGATCTCAGCTGAAACAGATTTTCCTCTGCATGGG GTTTGAGGAGATGCCAACAAATAATTTTGTTGAGAGCAG CTTCTGGAACTTTGATGCCCTGTTCCAGCCCCAACAACACCCAGCTCGTGATTCACATGATACATTCTTTTTGGAAA CTCCTTCAACAACAAAGGAATTGCCAGAAGATTATGTTGCAAGAGTGAAGCAAGTTCATGAATCTGGTGGTTATGAGTCTAGAGG ATATGCATATGACTGGAAGAGAGAGGAAGCAAATAAAAACCTCCTGCGAACCCATACAACTGCTGTTTCCTCCAGGATGCTTTACCAACTTGCAAAG AAACCATTTGCCCCGAAAAAATATTTCTCTATAGATCGTGTATTCAGAAATGAAGCAGTTGATCGGACACATCTTGCGGAGTTCCACCAAATAGAAG gCCTTGTATGTGATCGGGGTCTCACTCTGTCTGACTTGATAGGAGTCCTGCATGATTTTTTCTCACGCTTAG GCATGACCAAGCTGAAGTTCAAACCAGCTTACAATCCATACACTGAACCTAGCATGGAGATCTTTAG TTATCATGAAGGTTTTAAAAAATGGGTAGAGGTAGGAAACTCGGGCATGTTCAGGCCTGAAATGTTGCAGCCGATGGGACTTCCTGAAGATGTTCAAGTTATTGCGTGGGGGCTTTCCCTTGAAAG GCCAACAATGATTCTTTACGGTATAGATAACATCAGAGATCTCTTCGGACACAAG GTGGATCTTGGGCTCATAAAGAAAAATCCTATATGTCGTCTTGGTATTGACTAA